Genomic DNA from Streptomyces venezuelae:
CACACGTGCACAGCTCCGTCCTCGGCCCCGGAGAGCAGGAACGGGCCGGAGGGGGAGAAGGCGAGGCTGCGGATGCGGCGATTGTGCCCGGGCAACACGCCGATGGGGTCTCCGGTGTCGGTGCGCCACAGTCGGATCGCTCCGTCGTCTCCCGCCGAAGCGAGGACCAGCCCGTCTGAGGAGAGCGCGGTGGCGAACACCCACCCGATGTGCGCCTGGTGGGCTCGGAGCAGCCGGCCGGTGTTGACGTTCCAGAGCCTGACCACTCCGTCCTCACCACCCGACGCGACCATGTCGCGAGCGGCGGAGACGCTGACAATCGCACCAATGTGGCCGGGGGCCGCCGCTTCCGTGGTGTCGTCCTCGGGAGGCAGTAGCCACTTCGGGGCGAGCACGGCCTCCGCACCAGTGACGCGTTCGGGGGTTCGCGTGGCCTGGGGCTGGGGTGAGCGCCGCAGCACGATGGAAAGCGTCGAGGCGATGTCAGCCGGGCTTTCCAGTCCGTTCAGCAGGTACCCGGCGCCGGTCAGGGCGCGGGCGGTCAGCCACTCCTGACGCTGGGGGTGGCCGGCCTCGTGCCGCCCGGGCAGAGCGTCGAGGACGGCGGCGTCCGCGGTCAGGTGCTGGTGTCCGACGATCGCGACCTTGCGGATCACGTACGACGGGGACGCCAGGAGGCTGACGAGCTCGGCGTCGAGCTCGGCTTCACGCAGGTGGTAGGGAAGATGGCGCCACAGATAGCCCTCGGTCTCGTCCAGCGTCTCCCACGCGCCCTCGGTGCCGTGCCGGTATGACTCGATCAGGGACCGGTGAAGGGCCGCCCAACGATCGCCGATCAGGTGGCGCAGGTAGGACCGGAACACATCGTGCAGCACGATGGCGTCCCGGTCCGCGAGATAGGCGCTGATCAGGGACCGGTCGGACAGCAGTCGGCAGAACTGCCTCACCACGTGAGGCGCCCATCCGTGCGCTGTTCGCCACCAGTGGGTGAGCACCGACACGGGGATCGGCAGCGACGGCGGGAAGACCGCGAGCGAGAGGTACCGGTCCCGCAGGTCCGAGTGCCCCGCGATCGAGACGCTCTCCTCAAGGCTGCGGAGACTGGACGCGAGTGCCTGCCCGATAGCGTTCTTCCGCTGGTCCGAGTCCCAGACGTCGAATGCCTGGGGGCCGTACGCACGGATCGCCGCGCTCGTCTCGGCGACCACACGACCGGCCGGGGCACCAGAGACGACCTCCTGTGCGACGTTCGCCCCGACGATCGACGCCAGCAGGGGCCATCCTCCACACGCGCCGGCGAGGCGCGCGGCTTCGGCCTCGTCCAGGTTGCCGACATTGCGGACGAGCAGCTCTCTGATCTCGCCCGACGCCATGGGACCCAGCCGTACGACCCTGGCGGCGCTGGGGCACACGCGCACGTTCCTGGTGGTGACAAGCCGTACGCAGTCCTCCCCACCTAGCAGGAAAGGGCTGAGGTCGGCCGCGGACCAGACGTTGTCGATGACGAGGAGCGCACGCCGTCCTTGGAGCAGACGAGCCAGGTGGAAGCCGGCCTGCTCCGGATCCGCGAAAGAAGGGCGGCTGCCGTCCAGATGAACGCACAGGTCGGAGATCAGCTCGACAACCCTCGCCGCCGTGCACTCCTCGCCGGTCTCCACCCACAGGAACTCCGAGAAGGAGTTCCGTACACGAGGGTCTTGGCACACCTGCGTCGCGAGCGTCGTCTTCCCGAACCCGCCGGGACCGCAAAGGGCGACTGTGGAGGCGCTGTCGTCCGTCGACGCCTCCCGCAGGACGGAGACGAGCCCCTCGAAATCATCTGACCTGTGCACCAAGCCGGGCTCCGGGACGGGTATCGGGAGGTATCTGTCCGGTGCGGGCGCGGCTGAGGACATCGGAGCACCAACCGTGTCCCAGAAGCGCTGCCGCACCTCCGCGTCGCTCCGCTCCAGCGCCGTATCCAATAACGCCTGGGAATCCGGGGTGAGAACGATCTCCTCGCCTCGGGCCTCCCAATTGGACACCGTCCGGTCGCTGACGCCGAGGTAGGCGGCGAAGCGACGCACGCTCCGACGCGTCGCGAGCCGCAGAGCGCGCGCCTCCCTTCCGGTCCAGCGCTGCACTGTGGCCACCGAAGCTCCTCCGACCGACACCAACGACGGTAACAGCGTAGGGCGGTCTGACCAGGGGCGTAGGGCCTTCGCTGCGACAGGAGTTCAGCACCGGTTCGACACCCGGGCCGTCCCGGCCGACGTAACCGGCGGTCCCACGATCGCCCACGCGAGCGACGGCGTTGCCACGCGAGTGCGGCACGACGGCAGCCCGCTGTCCCGCACCGCTCGGCAGTCTGCTCACCACGGAGCGCTGCCGCTCCGCGTGGACGACGAAGGGGTGGGTCTCAGGTGATCGAAGCAAAGCAGCATGGCGGTGCGGGCGGATGGTCCGAGAGGCAGATCGCCTACTACCGAGCGCGAGCCGACGAGTACGACGACTCCTACAGCGACCGCATGCACATGCCCCAGCTCGCGAACGTCCTCGACGACCTGCCGATCCGCGGCGACGTCCTGGAGCTGGCGTGCGGTACCGGCCAGTGGACCCGACTGATCTCCGACCGCGTACGCAGCCTGACCGCCCTGGACGCCGCGCCGGAGATGCTGTCCGCGGCCCGTGAGCGGATGCACGGGGCCGCGACTCGCTTCATCGAGGCGGACGTCTTCAGCTGGGAGCCGGATCGCCAGTACGACACCATCTTCTTCGCCTTCTGGCTGAGCCACGTGCCGCCCGTGGAGATGGAAGCCTTCTGGGACCTCCTGAGGTGGACGCTGGCGCCGGGCGGCCACGTGGTGTTCCTCGACGACGCACCTGCCAAGGCGGGGATCGAGGAGGCCGTCGCCGAGGCCCAGGTGCCCACTGTGCGCCGCAGGCTCGCCGACGGATCCCACCACCAGGCCGTGAAGGTGCTGCGTGACGCCGCCGACCTCACCTCGCAGCTGTGCGACCTGGAGTGGGAAGCCCAGATCGAGCCGGTCGACCAGTACCACATCGCTGGTGTCGCGCGCCCCTGGACGAGCGCATGACGAGCATCAGCGGCTACCCCGCCCGGCCGAGCGTCCGCGCCGGCGAAGTGCTCCGGCTGCACATCGCCGCATCGACCTCGCACTTCCACGTCGACTTCTACCGCTGGGGCGCGACGCCCCACCACGCCGGCCATGTCGAGTGGCCCGGCGGCACCGCAGAGTCCGGCACGTTCGACGCGGACTGGCGGTGGCCCGCCTACGAGTTCCTCGTGCCCCCCGAGTGGAGGTCCGGGGTCTACATCGCGACGCTAAGCACGGAGCCGACATCGGACATGCCGCCGATGGACTCCCGTGAGGCGCGGATCCTCTTCGTGGTCACACCCTCCGCGCCGTCTGGCCGCAAGGTCCTCTTCAAGATCCCGACCTTCACCTACCACGCCTACAACACGGCAGGGGGAGGCAGCCTCTACAGCGCCGCCCAGGTCACGATGCTCCGCCCCGGAGGCGGCGTCGGCGGCCCCGTCAAGGGCCTGCCCGACCCGTACGACACCGCCTCCCCGCGGCAGACCTTCGCTCACTGGGACGCCCCCTTCATCGCGTGGATGGAGGAGAACCGGATCGAGAGCGACTTCTGCACCGACCTGGACCTTCACGAAGGCCAACACCTCCATGACGGATACCGCCTCCTGGTCGCCGCCGGCCACGACGAGTACTGGAGCGCCGAGATCCGCCGAAACGTCACCGCGTTCCGGGACAGCGGAGGAAACATCGCCAACTTCGGTGCCAACACCTGCTGGTGGCGAGTACACGTGGCGCCGGACGGAGCCGGGCTGCGCTGCCACAAGTTCCCGCCCGGAGCCTCGGCCGGGAAGGACCCGGACAGCTCGTACGGCTGCCCGGATCACTGGTGGGAGTCGGAGCCCGAGAACTCCCTTCTCGGGGTGAGCTACCGAAACGGTGGTGGCCACTGGGACGGCCCGCGCACTCCCCTCGGGTTCACCGTCACGGATGCGAACCACTGGCTCTTCTCCGGCACGGGCCTGCGGACGGGCGACGTCGTCGGCCGCGACGGCGCGCTGGTCGGCTACGAATGCGACGGGGCGGCGTACGAGCTCGACACGTCCGGCCGACCGCGCCCGACAGGCCGAGACGGGACTCCCAAGGACTTCGAGATTCTCGGCATCGCGCCGCTGCCCGGCGATTGGAACTTCGCGGCTCGGGAGGCGATTGACAGCCCTCGGGCGGCGACCCTCGGCCTCTACACGGCGAACGGCACAGTCTTCACCGCCGCCACGACCGACTGGGCCCGCCTTCTGGCCACCGACACACAGGTCTCGGCCATCACCCGCAACATCTTCACCCGTCTCTCCTGACCGAAGGGATCGTCGTGTCTGGAAACGTACGGCCGCTCAATGTGATCATCGGCGTCAACGGCATCGGCATGGGCCACTCGGTCAGACAGAGCGTGATCGCCCAGTACCTCCGCGACCGCGGGCACGAGGTGCGCATCGTCACCAACGGCGGCGCCCGCGTGGAGTACTTCCGGGACCTCGGCTTCCCCGCTTGGGACGCGTGGATGCCGACGCTCCTCGCCCGCGCGGACCGCATATCCGCGAGTGACGCCGTACGCGCGAACATCTGGCAGGCCCCCGCCGGCCTTGCCAAGCACATGCGCCTGCGCCGGATCGTTCGCGAGACCGGCGTCCCCGACGTGTTCATCACCGACTACGAGCCCAACACTCCCCGCCTCGCGTACCACTTCAACAGACCCCTGATCTCCGTCGATCAGCAGAGCAAGTACCGGCACCTCGACCTACCGGCCGTTGGCCGTTACGCCCGGACCGCCGACGAGCAGCGTCTCCGCTACTTCGCGCCCCGCGTCGACCGGTCCTTCATCTGCTCGTACGTCCCACTGGAGGCGGACGACCGAAGGCTGGAGTTCATCGCCCCGGTCATCCCCGACTCAGTGCGTTCCATGCCGGTCACGATCGAGCCCCTCGCCACGGCCTACTTCTCTCGCTACTTCGACCACGGGCCGGAAGAGTCCGTCCGAACGCTGACCAGGGTCTTCCGCCAGTACGTCCCGGACCGCGGTCTGCGGATCTACGTGCAGCCGACCGAAATCGGAAACCTGCGTCAGTACGCCGATGGCAAGATCGAGATCCGCACGTTCGACCGCGAGGCGTTCATCAGGGACATGGCGCGGTCCGAGGCTGTCTTCTCCAACGCCGGCTTCAACCTCATCAGCGAAGCCTTCGTCCTCGGCAAACCGGTCCATCTGATCCCGCTGCCCACGTACGACCAGCACTGGTGCGCCAAGGTCGTCCACGAGGCGGAACTGGGCACATCGGCGCCCCGCATCGACGGCGGAGCGGTGCTCGACTTCCTCAACCGAAGCCGGGAACTCCGCGCGAACGTCGCACGCCACCGGGACGAGCACCTCGCGGTCGACCCTCGGGAGCGGATCGCCTCCTACCTGGAGAGTCTGCCCACAGCCGCTTCGGCGATCCTCGCGCCGTCCAGGCGGTAGGCCCATGGGGACGCCACTGCTCGCCACGTACCTGCACACCGCCGTGACCGTCTCCGCCGTCGCGGCCTGCTACCGCTTCGCGATCTCGCCCACCGTGCGGGCCATAGCGCGCCGCCCAAGCCGGTTGATCCTCATCGCGAGCATCACACCCGCCGTACCGCTCGCCTTCCAGTCCTCACCCGATCCCGGGCCGTTCCGGTGGTTCGCCATGGTCGTGATCGCGCTGCTCACGTGGCAAGGCGCGACGAGCGACTACGACGTGACGGAGCCGATCGGACCGCAACGCCTGGACAAGCGGCTCCTTCTCGTGCTGGGTGCCGCCTCGTGCTTCTGGCCCCCGGCTCTCCTCGCCTGGATGGGCGTGTACTGCGGCAAGCTCCGAGGCTGGAAGCACCACGCGATGATGCCGTTGCGGCTGCTCAAGGCATACCTCGCCTGGTTTCTCGTGGCGACGTTCTTCGAGACCCCGGGCTCCCCGGCGGCACTCCTGCTCGTCCTTGGCTGCGTCTCACTCTCCCACTACGTGAAGCCGGCCTGGAGCAAGGCCCGACTCGGGCCGCGACCCTGGTCATGGGCCTGGCACAACCGCACCCACTACCTCATCACTTCGGCGTACTCCTGGGGCTGGGCACGCTTCCTGCGCCCCGAGACCGTGTCCCGCGTATTGCGCCGCGCACGCGGCCTCGATCGGCCGGTCAACGTCCTCGCGATGGTGATCGAGGCAGCGGGGCTGATCGCGTTCCTCGATCGCCGTCTCCTGCTCGCGGTCCTCGCAGCGACGGCCGTCTTCAATGTCGCCGTCGCTCTAGCCTCCGGCATCCTCTTCTGGGAGAACATCGGCACCAACATCGCTCTCGCGATCACCGTCGGGTTACTCCCCGCTGCGGAGTACGACGCGGCCTTCGGTTGGCCAGCCGCGCTGCTGGCACTCGCGGTGCTCGTGCTCAGCGCCGCCGACCTGCTGTGGCAGCCCTGGCACCTGGGGTGGTGGGACTCTCCTTTCACGGCCCGTGTCCACTGGCAGGTGGAGACCGCGTCCGGCGAACAGCAGGGCCTCTACAACGGCTTCATGTGCCCGTACGAGCGGGAGTTCGGCCGCGTTCTGGGCTACTTCCTGACGAGCGAACCGGTCCTCCACGACCACCTCGGCATCGTCTGGGACCGGCGGCTCCGCGACCTCATCGTCCACGCGGACGGGGACCAAGAGACGCTGCGCCACCTCAAGAAGACCTACGGCCGCGTGCATAAGGACGAGCAGCAAGCGAACGAGCACGTCGACTTCCTGACCACGATGTTCAGCCGCCTCAACAACGGTTTCCCGAAAGGCCCGTTGCCCCGACCGCTGCGCTGGCTCAAAGCGCCCGGCGGCCAGCTCTACCGGTGGGGCTACCTGCCGCCCTACCGCGGCGACGAAGTCGTCCGCCGCATCACCATCCGGTACGAGGAGCGCTGCTACCGCCCCGCGACCGGCGACTTCGTCCTGCTCGCCGACGACGTCCTGCACGAGATCGACCTCGTACCCCCGAAACCCGACCACGGGAGCACCTCATGCGCAAAATCTTCATCGACTGCGGCGCCAACCTCGGAGTCGTGCTGAACCGCTTCATGCACGAGCTTCCGGATCACGACTTCTACGCCTTCGAGCCGAACGCGGAGCTGGTCCCTTCCATCCGCCGGCACGTCGAGCAGGCCCAGGGCTCCGCCCGTATCGAGATCTCCCAGAGCGCGGTGTGGACCCATGACGGGACGATCGACCTCTTCCTCGGCCACCACGAGAGTTCCACCGTCATGCCGGGCAAGCGGGTGCCGCCAGTGTACGACCAGCAGATCGACTACACCTCGCCGATCTCGGTACCGGCCATCGACTTCAGCGCCTGGCTGCGGCGGACGGTCAGTCCCGGTGATCACGTCGTCGTGAAGATGGACATCGAAGGTGCCGAGTACCCCGTCCTCACCAAGCTGCTGGACGACGGGACGATCAACCTCATTTCCGTCCTCTACATCGAGTGGCACTACGACCGCTTTCCCACCATGAGCCGTGCCGAGCACGACCACGTCGCCGCGGCGGTCTCCGCTTGTGTCGACGTCCGCGACTGGGACTGATACGAGGAAGGGGCCACGCCATGCGCACCAAGCACATCTACCTGATCAAGCACGGCGAGACTGAAGAGAACCTGCAGGGCATCCACCAGGGCCAGGCCGTCGGAGGCAGGCTGAGCGAACGCGGCAGGAACGACATCCGCGCGGTCGGTAACGGGCTCGCCGCAACCGGTATCACCGTGGACCAGATGCTCGTCAGCCCGATGTCCCGCTGCCGCGAATCGGCGGCGCTGCTGACCGCGGTGCTAAGGCCGACCGACGTACGCGTGGACGAGCGCCTCGCCGCCAAGAACAGCGGCCACCTCGGTGGCCGGCCCAGGGAGCTCGCCGCCTCTGAGGCAGCACGCCATGGCGTGCCCATCCACCAGCTCCGCACGCCGGGCGGCGAGTCATCGGAGGACGTACAGGCCCGCTATGTGGACCTGTGGAACCAGGTCCACACCGGGCCGCATCGGACGACCGTCCTCGTCGGGCACGGCGGGGGCATCGCCTGCCTGCTGCTGTGGCTGACGGGGAACGGCTTCGATCGCTACCTCCAGCACGTCCCTGGGTCAGCCGGCGTCACGTGGGTCGAGGCAGACGACACGGCTTCCCACATCCGGCTGATGAACGTGCCGGCCGCGAGCCTGCCCAGCCTTCTCGACCCCCGTACCGCCCGATGAGAGCACGGACGGTACGGGCTCGGGAGACACGGTCAGGCGTCCGGGGAACCGCCGAAGCGCGCCCGGTAGGACTCCAGGTCCTCCTCCGTGATCTTCGCGAAGAGCACGGGCGGCACGGTGAACGCGGTGCCAGCCGGGACGGCGTCCAGGGACTTGGCCTGCTCGGCGGTCACCCAGGTCGCGGTGTCGTTCTCCAGGGCGAAGGCCCCGCGCATGGCGGCGGCGGTGGTCGGGATGAACGGCTCAGAGACGACCGCGTACAGGTGGATCAGGTTCATCGCGGTACGGAGAGTCAGCGCGGCGCCGTCGGCATCGGTCTTGATCTCCAGCCAGGGCGCCTTCTCCTCCAGGTAGGAGTTGCCCGCGGACCACAGGGCGCGCAGCGCGGCGGCCGCCTTACGGAACTGGAGCGCCTCCATGTGCTCCTCGTACTCGGCCAGCAGGCGCGCGATCTCCTCGCCGAGCTTCGCCTCCACCTCGCCAGCGGCGCGGCCGGCCGGGACTTCGTCGCCGAACCGCTTCCGGGAGAAGGACAGCACGCGGTTGACGAAGTTGCCGAGAGTATCGGCCAGGTCCTTGTTGACCGTGGCGGTGAAGTGCTCCCAGGTGAACGACGAGTCGTCCGACTCGGGGGCGTTGGCGATCAGGAAGTAGCGCCAGTAGTCGGCGGGGAGGATCTCCAGGGCCGCGTCGGTGAAGACGCCACGCTTCTGGGAGGTGGAGAACTTGCCGCCGTAGTACGTCAGCCAGTTGAAGCCCTTGACGAAGTCGACCATCTTCCACGGCTCACGGACACCCAGCTCGGTGGCCGGGAACATCACCGTGTGGAAGGGGACGTTGTCCTTCGCCATGAACTCGGTGTAGGTGACGTCGTCCGCCTCGTACCACCACGACTTCCAGTCGCGGGTCTCGCCGTCCGTGGCGGCGTCCGCCCACTCCTTCGTCGCGCCGATGTACGCGATCGGGGCGTCGAACCAGACGTAGAAGACCTTGCCCTCGGCGGCCAGCTCCGGCCAGGTGTCGGCGGGGACGGGCACGCCCCAGTCCAGGTCGCGGGTGATCGCGCGGTCGTGCAGGCCCTCGGTCAGCCACTTCCTAGCGATCGACGAGGACAGGTGCGGCCACTTCTCGCTCACCGAGTCGATCCACGCCTCGACCTCGTGCTGGAGCTTGGACTGCAGCAGGAAGAGGTGCTTGGTCTCGCGGACCTCCAGCTCCGTGGAGCCGCTGATCGCGGAGCGCGGGTCGATCAGGTCGGTCGGGTCCAGGACGCGGGTGCAGTTCTCGCACTGGTCGCCGCGGGCCTTGTCGTAACCACAGTGCGGGCAGGTGCCCTCGACGTACCGGTCCGGCAGGAAGCGCCCGTCGACGGGCGAATACACCTGGCGGATCGCGCGCTCCTCGATGAAGCCGTTCTCGTGCAGCTTGCGCGCGAAGTGCTGGGTGATCTCGACGTTCTGCTGGGAGGAGCTCCGGCCGAAGTAGTCGAAGGCCAGCTCGAAGCCGTCGTACACGGCCTTCTGCGCGTCGTGGGCCTGTGCGCAGAACTCGGCGACGGAGAGCCCGGCCTCCTTGGCGGCCAGCTCGGCCGGCGTGCCGTGCTCGTCGGTGGCGCAGATGTAGAGGACGTCGTGACCGCGCTGGCGGAGGTACCGGGAGTGCACATCCGCCGGAAGCATCGACCCGACCATGTTGCCCAGGTGCTTGATCCCGTTGATGTAGGGAAGCGCGCTGGTGACCAGGTGTCGAGCCATCCTCGGATGCTCCATTTCGTACGTACGGCGCCGGTGACAGTGCCACGGCGGGCCCAAGTCGGGAGGCTGCAGCCGATGCGATCACTCGGATCGCACGCTGGTGTCACGCATGGTGACGGAACGGGTCTACAAGCCAACGCCATCGTATCGAACCGGGGCTTTCCCCATCCCACGGGTTTTCTGACCGGTCTGGGCGGAGCGCGAAAAGCACTCGGCCGTCCAAGACAGGCGGCCAAGCGAGTCTCGTACGGCCGAGGCGCTTTCCATCTTAAAGCCACCGCCGGGCCACGGGTCCGCGCCCGCCGTACACATCCGCACGCTTACACAACGAGGTGGAGAGCATGATCGAGAAGCGTGAGACGCAGCGGCTCCGCGTCGTCGTCGTGGGGCAGGGGTATGTCGGGCTCCCGCTCGCGGTGAGAGCCGCCGAGGTCGGGCACCAGGTCGTCGGCTTCGACGTGGACGCGCGGCGGGTCAAGCGGCTCATGCTCGGAGAGTCCTACATCGAGGACGTCACCGACGCGCGTCTGGCGCCGCTCCTCGCTGCCGGCGCCTACCGGCCCACCATCGACCCCTCCGACTGCGCGGGATTCGACGTAGCGGTCGTCACGGTGCCCACGCCGCTCCGCGACGGAGCTCCGGACCTGTCGCATGTCGAAGACTCGGCGCTGCTGCTGGGCCACCACCTCACTCGCGGGGCGACCGTCGTCCTGGAGTCGACGACATACCCGGGCACCACGGAGGAAGTCTTCGGCCCCCTCCTCGAAAGCACCTCTGGCCTGACGGCGGGCTCCGACTTCCACCTTGGCTACAGCCCTGAGCGCATCGACCCTGGCAACCCCAAATGGAGACTGGAGAACACCCCGAAGATCGTCTCTGGTATCGACACGGCGTCCCGGGAAGCAGTTCGCCGCTTCTACGCGTCCCTCGTCGACAAGGTCGTCCCGGTGGCCAGCTGCAAGGAAGCCGAGCTGACGAAGCTCCTAGAGAACACCTTCCGACACGTGAACATCGCGCTCGCTAACGAGCTGACCATCTTCGCCCACGAGCTGGGCATCGATGTCTGGGCCGCCATCGACGCGGCGTCCACCAAGCCGTTCGGCTTCATGCGCTTCACTCCGGGAC
This window encodes:
- a CDS encoding NB-ARC domain-containing protein → MATVQRWTGREARALRLATRRSVRRFAAYLGVSDRTVSNWEARGEEIVLTPDSQALLDTALERSDAEVRQRFWDTVGAPMSSAAPAPDRYLPIPVPEPGLVHRSDDFEGLVSVLREASTDDSASTVALCGPGGFGKTTLATQVCQDPRVRNSFSEFLWVETGEECTAARVVELISDLCVHLDGSRPSFADPEQAGFHLARLLQGRRALLVIDNVWSAADLSPFLLGGEDCVRLVTTRNVRVCPSAARVVRLGPMASGEIRELLVRNVGNLDEAEAARLAGACGGWPLLASIVGANVAQEVVSGAPAGRVVAETSAAIRAYGPQAFDVWDSDQRKNAIGQALASSLRSLEESVSIAGHSDLRDRYLSLAVFPPSLPIPVSVLTHWWRTAHGWAPHVVRQFCRLLSDRSLISAYLADRDAIVLHDVFRSYLRHLIGDRWAALHRSLIESYRHGTEGAWETLDETEGYLWRHLPYHLREAELDAELVSLLASPSYVIRKVAIVGHQHLTADAAVLDALPGRHEAGHPQRQEWLTARALTGAGYLLNGLESPADIASTLSIVLRRSPQPQATRTPERVTGAEAVLAPKWLLPPEDDTTEAAAPGHIGAIVSVSAARDMVASGGEDGVVRLWNVNTGRLLRAHQAHIGWVFATALSSDGLVLASAGDDGAIRLWRTDTGDPIGVLPGHNRRIRSLAFSPSGPFLLSGAEDGAVHVWDVDRLVLVRSMRTVGTPVWSVAIGGDSQSLVAVAGEDEFVRLFDLRTGRLLEERAAHRDWVRSVAFAPGSSLLASGSGDRSITVWDAADGQLALVRRIADLKARVRAIALSSHDDVIVAATEEPRIQAFSAEGPAGEAQPPPGVDWVRSLARTDDGTVIAGCEDGAVRIWTVGRSRLRTLASGSNTVWSTQFAADGRTAVVGDGAGGIGVIDTSTGTVSRRLAAAHGRVWSLAGGGEHVAAACGDGAVRVWSLLDTEWSLTLNQDTPRTWAVAMARSASRLAASTGDGHIRVWDFSTRALLWSQDVHAGRLRSLAFDDSGDLLAACGGDGSVRVWHALTGEFKGRFSSPSGWARAVTVDGPGHRVAVGAGTGDIAVRHLAADRFTSHLSGHTGRILMLGFLDDGDRLVSAAADGTVRLWSLSEQHQIAKVRVDASLHCAAFEPRTGEVLIGSAAGVVSLEIKDS
- a CDS encoding class I SAM-dependent methyltransferase, whose product is MHMPQLANVLDDLPIRGDVLELACGTGQWTRLISDRVRSLTALDAAPEMLSAARERMHGAATRFIEADVFSWEPDRQYDTIFFAFWLSHVPPVEMEAFWDLLRWTLAPGGHVVFLDDAPAKAGIEEAVAEAQVPTVRRRLADGSHHQAVKVLRDAADLTSQLCDLEWEAQIEPVDQYHIAGVARPWTSA
- a CDS encoding N,N-dimethylformamidase beta subunit family domain-containing protein; the protein is MTSISGYPARPSVRAGEVLRLHIAASTSHFHVDFYRWGATPHHAGHVEWPGGTAESGTFDADWRWPAYEFLVPPEWRSGVYIATLSTEPTSDMPPMDSREARILFVVTPSAPSGRKVLFKIPTFTYHAYNTAGGGSLYSAAQVTMLRPGGGVGGPVKGLPDPYDTASPRQTFAHWDAPFIAWMEENRIESDFCTDLDLHEGQHLHDGYRLLVAAGHDEYWSAEIRRNVTAFRDSGGNIANFGANTCWWRVHVAPDGAGLRCHKFPPGASAGKDPDSSYGCPDHWWESEPENSLLGVSYRNGGGHWDGPRTPLGFTVTDANHWLFSGTGLRTGDVVGRDGALVGYECDGAAYELDTSGRPRPTGRDGTPKDFEILGIAPLPGDWNFAAREAIDSPRAATLGLYTANGTVFTAATTDWARLLATDTQVSAITRNIFTRLS
- a CDS encoding glycosyltransferase family protein; this translates as MSGNVRPLNVIIGVNGIGMGHSVRQSVIAQYLRDRGHEVRIVTNGGARVEYFRDLGFPAWDAWMPTLLARADRISASDAVRANIWQAPAGLAKHMRLRRIVRETGVPDVFITDYEPNTPRLAYHFNRPLISVDQQSKYRHLDLPAVGRYARTADEQRLRYFAPRVDRSFICSYVPLEADDRRLEFIAPVIPDSVRSMPVTIEPLATAYFSRYFDHGPEESVRTLTRVFRQYVPDRGLRIYVQPTEIGNLRQYADGKIEIRTFDREAFIRDMARSEAVFSNAGFNLISEAFVLGKPVHLIPLPTYDQHWCAKVVHEAELGTSAPRIDGGAVLDFLNRSRELRANVARHRDEHLAVDPRERIASYLESLPTAASAILAPSRR
- a CDS encoding FkbM family methyltransferase, producing MRKIFIDCGANLGVVLNRFMHELPDHDFYAFEPNAELVPSIRRHVEQAQGSARIEISQSAVWTHDGTIDLFLGHHESSTVMPGKRVPPVYDQQIDYTSPISVPAIDFSAWLRRTVSPGDHVVVKMDIEGAEYPVLTKLLDDGTINLISVLYIEWHYDRFPTMSRAEHDHVAAAVSACVDVRDWD
- a CDS encoding histidine phosphatase family protein; its protein translation is MRTKHIYLIKHGETEENLQGIHQGQAVGGRLSERGRNDIRAVGNGLAATGITVDQMLVSPMSRCRESAALLTAVLRPTDVRVDERLAAKNSGHLGGRPRELAASEAARHGVPIHQLRTPGGESSEDVQARYVDLWNQVHTGPHRTTVLVGHGGGIACLLLWLTGNGFDRYLQHVPGSAGVTWVEADDTASHIRLMNVPAASLPSLLDPRTAR
- the metG gene encoding methionine--tRNA ligase, with product MARHLVTSALPYINGIKHLGNMVGSMLPADVHSRYLRQRGHDVLYICATDEHGTPAELAAKEAGLSVAEFCAQAHDAQKAVYDGFELAFDYFGRSSSQQNVEITQHFARKLHENGFIEERAIRQVYSPVDGRFLPDRYVEGTCPHCGYDKARGDQCENCTRVLDPTDLIDPRSAISGSTELEVRETKHLFLLQSKLQHEVEAWIDSVSEKWPHLSSSIARKWLTEGLHDRAITRDLDWGVPVPADTWPELAAEGKVFYVWFDAPIAYIGATKEWADAATDGETRDWKSWWYEADDVTYTEFMAKDNVPFHTVMFPATELGVREPWKMVDFVKGFNWLTYYGGKFSTSQKRGVFTDAALEILPADYWRYFLIANAPESDDSSFTWEHFTATVNKDLADTLGNFVNRVLSFSRKRFGDEVPAGRAAGEVEAKLGEEIARLLAEYEEHMEALQFRKAAAALRALWSAGNSYLEEKAPWLEIKTDADGAALTLRTAMNLIHLYAVVSEPFIPTTAAAMRGAFALENDTATWVTAEQAKSLDAVPAGTAFTVPPVLFAKITEEDLESYRARFGGSPDA
- a CDS encoding nucleotide sugar dehydrogenase, translating into MIEKRETQRLRVVVVGQGYVGLPLAVRAAEVGHQVVGFDVDARRVKRLMLGESYIEDVTDARLAPLLAAGAYRPTIDPSDCAGFDVAVVTVPTPLRDGAPDLSHVEDSALLLGHHLTRGATVVLESTTYPGTTEEVFGPLLESTSGLTAGSDFHLGYSPERIDPGNPKWRLENTPKIVSGIDTASREAVRRFYASLVDKVVPVASCKEAELTKLLENTFRHVNIALANELTIFAHELGIDVWAAIDAASTKPFGFMRFTPGPGVGGHCLPIDPSYLSWRVQRTVGRNFRFVELANDVNNHMPDYVVRRLVDGLNKRKKSVNGSRVLLLGLAYKANTGDARETPAARIAELLIGMGAEVQAADPHVSDDAHPRADGLANLKRVDVTPASLAATDAVVLLADHDAFDYPLITAHAPYILDCRHRLVGAHVDSL